The genomic stretch TTTCCCAATCAAATGAGCCCATTATTCAGGTAGTAGTGATTGCAGAGTGATACGTTACGAGCAAGTGACCTTCATGTAACATAAGTGTGTTGCATGCCAACTTAATGCGATTCCTTATAAACCCagcttagtttttctccattgtgtCCTCTTAGAGTTGTATCTGATTTTATTACCAGTTATCATCTGAATCCACTGGGGAATGGgatgattctgcttttgtttcttggccaGGAATTGCTTGATCTTCAAAGTCTTGTGAGAAGATACGGTAAGGAACAGTCAACCACACCCACGGCAGTagtggagaaaaggagagggCTCGAATAATTTTCTCCCaggggtatctggctggctcagtaagagaagcatgcaaatcttgatcttggggccaaCAGTTCGAGCCCAatgttgggtatggagattacttaaataaataaaagttaaaaaaaaataattttctttcgaTGGCCAGTCTTTGTAATTTCCTTTGTGTCTGTGTACCCTTGGTACCCATGACTCAGTTCAGGTACTCCAGACCCTTATGTTGATCCCCTTGAATCTTTGTATTATTTATGGTATGTCCAATAGTTTGGTTTgtttctgtaattaaaaaaatatttaggagtgtctgggtggctcagttggttgaatgtctgcctttggcttgggtcatgatctcgggggttctgggattgagccctgcatcagggtctctgctcagctggagcctgcttctccatctctctctgcctgcctctctgcctacttgtgatctctctctgtgtcaaataaataaatgaaatcttaaaaaaaaatttaaaaatgtacttagaTATTTTCCTTCATAATTCTCATTTGTGAATCATGTCCTGGTTTTGTAAAAATTCTCTGACATCATAACAGTCTTACACTGATGTTGTCTGTTGTTTAGGTACTTTATCTGTTGAAGGTAACACATATAATATTACTCTATATAAGTTAGATTATGCTCAATAAGTATCCTGTAACTTCTGTAGCTTAATATAAGAGTTTATTTATGCTCAGTAGCTATCCTGTAGCTTCTATagttaacaaaattttttttaagattttattttattttttaaaagtttttatttaagtaatctctatacccaatgtaaggcttgaactcacaatcccgagagcaagagtcatgtgctctactgaaTGAGCGAGCTAACCAGATGTCCCTTGtctgccctttttttaaaaaaaagatttatttatttatttatttaagtgggggctgtgagtgggggagggaacatggggcttgatttcacagccctaagatcatgacctaaagcGAAATCAGGGgtctgatgctcaaccgactgagctacccaagcaacCCTCTGTCTGACTTTCTTAATACTTTATTAGGATACAGTCCCAgaattttattcatattcttaGAGCAATATTTGTGCAGAATTTGagtgaatttattttatgaaagcatcaatcttttttttaaagatttaaaaaaattatttattttagagagagtgagagaagaagagagagagtgagagcacgcccagtgcaggcagaggaaggggcagagggagatactCTCAGAAGACTCCTTGCTGCATGCAGAGCCCAGcttggagcttgatcccatgacctcaagatcacaacctgagctaaaatgaaGAGCTGcgtgcttaaccaacggagccacctgggtgcccacAAAGCATAAATCTTAAAGCCAGTTATTTTCAGATTGTAATCAtgtaaactataaataaataggaCTTCCGATTCTAATCctgtaaaatacacatttatataagTTAAATGTACTCACTCAAAATATGAACACATTTCTGGGGCTGACCTGAAtttatctctaaaaaaaaaaaaatttccttagcaaGTCAACTAAAAAGCATGAATAAGATtccaggaaatatttttcttttatttttttaatttttgaaaatttttttttagacaggggaggaaaggcagagggagagggagagaatcttaaacagattccatgctgggcatggagcctgacaccaggctcgatctcacaaccctgaaataatgacctcagctgaaatcaggagttggacacttgattgactgagccacgcaggcacccattatttttctttaagtggaCCACTATTTCATGCTCTTTTGTAGACTCATTATTaagtttgggatgcctgggtgactcagtcagttgagcgtctgacttctgctcaggtcataatcccagggttctgggctccttgctcagcggggagccaccttctccctttgcctgccactagCCCtgatcctgctctctctctctctttctctgacaaataaataaaatctttttaaaaaaagactcactATGAAATTTAACTCATTATTACTTTGACACACtggtttctttaaataaaatatttatatatcccATGAGTCAAACCTCATTGACTCATTGACTCAGGGGCCCTTTCCCTTGACTTTATCTAAGTTAGTGAATGTTTGTCCTATCACTTCTTGCTTTCTTAAACTTGGGTCTGAAGAATTAATACTGTGTGTGTAATAACACAACTTAATAAATAGTGATCTTAACTTGAAAAAGCCTATTTTATTATAGAATGAAACATGAAAGTATCCTTAAATTATATAGCCAGAGGCAAAATGACTGTGTTCATGAAAATCAATTGTTATCCTAACTACTCTATTCCTAGGGCAAATGGAAGATTTATAAATTCTAGGAATTCCAAGATCTCAGCACCATCCCTGTTTACCCTGTCATAAGGGCAGTGCCAAAGAATTCCAATTTAGTTCATTTCAGCAGTCTTTATTAAGGCCCTGTTATATGCTAGTTACTGCGCTTGTTGCTGGAAATAGAGTGATAAATAAGAGATCGTCCCTCTTTTTAATCTAGtgaggagaaaacaaaagcaagtaaTGAAAATGCAACCTGACCAGCACAGTATTAGTAGCTTAGAAAAGGTATAGAAGTAATGctaagaaggggtgcctggctggcttagtcagtagagctggtgactcttgatctccaggtttgtgagttcaagccccatgttgggcctacagcttactaaaaaaaaaaaaaaaaaaaaaaaaaaaaaaaaaaaggtattacgGAAAGGGGATAATTAATTCTGTTTGGCTGTGGGATCAGGGGAATCTTCCTAGAGGTATTACTGTTTGAGATGGGTGTTGTGAACAAAAATTAAGGAGACAGAAGGGGAAAGCGCATTCTTGGCAAATAAAACATCAAGCACAAAGGCATGTGTATTTGAGGAAGTGTAAGCTCTCTGGTATCACAGAGCTTTGCAAGAGCAGAGACTGACTGTTTTGCTTATTGTATCCACAGTAGTCTAGTATAGAGCCTGGAGCAccttagaaaataattatttgctgaacagaagaatgaatgaaagagtcTTGTGTCATTCTAAGGATTTTTAACCTTGTACCTCCCATAGGCTGAAGCTAACTGGAAGCCAGCGGACAAGGGAGTCTTGGAAATTAAGTTTGTAGAAGTCAGTCCCTGaacaaagaagaaaggggaaggtAATGAACTGAGAGCAAATAGGCAAATGATCCACACCCTTATTTTTACCTACTAGCCTTGTATAACATAGCACATACCTACCTCTCTAACTTTATCTCCTATGCCCCAATAAACTGacctccttctttttcctttcttttttttcccctcttatttcaaccggaaaaaaatatttttaaattgtttttttaatctagatacagttgacacataatgttacattagtttcaggtgtaaaaacTGGCCTTCCTTTTATTCCTCAAATATACCAAGATTGTTCTAACCAGTTCAAGGCCTTTGCTTGTTTCCTAAGCCAGagactcttcttcttcttcttctttttaaagattttatttatttatatgacaatgagagatcacaagtaggcagagaggcaggcagagagagagggggaagcaggctccccgctgagaagagagcctatttgggactccatcccaggaccttgagatcatgacctgagctaaaggcagaggccaaacccactgagccacccaggtgccccaaaaaagacTCTTCTACCAGATCTTTGCCTAGCAGAGATCAAGTGATATCTCAGGGGTCAAGAGGTAGCTCTCCAAACAAAACTTACCTGGTTAGTCCTTTTAAGGTAGAACAGCTGTCCCCCTCATACTGTCTCTCCTTTCTAAAAGGTAATGTGGTGATTCCCCTAGGGGATCCCTAATCACCTATACCTTTGTAAAATCCCTTCGTGAGTGTGGGTCAAAACTGTGACTTGCTCGTAACAAACTAAATATGGAAAAGGTGATGGGATACCACTCCTAGATTATGTAAGATTTTGTCTTAACATACTGGAGTTAAGAGAGACACTCTCTGTTGCCTTTGACTAACGAAGATACTAGGTTGTGAGAATTCACCTATGGAGAGGACCGCAAAGCAAGAAACTCTATGAGCTGAGAACAGCTCCTGGCACCTGAATGAGCTTACCAGGAGGTTCTTCCTCAGTCAGCCCTTTAGATGAGAGCACCACCTGGCTGATACTTTGACTGCAACCCTGTGAGAACCTGAGCAGAGGACACTGCTAACTAGTGCCTGGACTCCTGATTTATGGAAACTGTGAGGTAATAAATAAGGATGGTTTTGAGCTGCtaagttttggtaatttgttaaacagcaatacaagcttttctcaagaaacaagaaaggtctcaggtacacaacttaaccctacacctaaaggagctggagaaagaacaagaaagaaaccctaagcccagcaggagaagagaaatcataaagatcagagcagaaatcaatgaaatagaaaccaaaaaaacaatagaacaaatcaacgaaactaggagctggttctttgaaagaattaataaaattgataaacccttagcaatagaaaatgaatagagGTAAATACTATGAGGGGATGAGAGGAAGGAACTTGGCTCCTTTGTTCCTTGCTGTATCATTATACCTAGAATAGTATAGACTGGCACATAGTTTAATACACATTTGCTGGttatatgaatgaaaaaaaaaaaagatgaatgggtgaatggatgaatTTTAGCCGGATGGGAGGAGAGGACAGGACTGGATTCTAGGAACATGGCTAGTAGCCATAATGTAAGGAATACTACTTTCTGAgttgggcagggggcagggaatcTATCGAATAGGTATATATGTGGTTCAAAGATTTCTGGGAGCAGTCATATCTGATATTCTTGCTTTAAGATTTCCTTTACTAGAttatacagttggcccttgaatgATATGGGTTTGAACTATGTGAATCCacttacacacacatttttactaCAGTAAAGTactctaaatttttttctattccttatgattttttcttttttcttttattatttttttaaagattttattttatttatttgagacagagagagagggaaatttatttattttatttatttgagacagacacgAGCAGGGaaagaggtgcagagggagaagaagagtgagatgcagactccccactatgcagggagctcaatgtagggcttgatcccagaaccctgggatcatgacctgagacgaaggcagatgcttcaccaactgagccacccaggtacccctaattttttttaatgatcttattttactgtatcaatatttttaaagattttattttttaagggatcTCTATACTcaatatagggcttgaactcacaacccagagtttaagagtcatatgctctgctgactgagccagccaagcacacctagtttttgtttgtatgcttgttcctttgtttttctttgttaagtaagctctatgaccaatgtggggctcaagctcatgatCTAGAGATCTATAATTacaggctctaccaactgaggagccaggcaccccatcttccttgtgattttcctgagcagggagcctgatgtgggactccatcccaagaccctgggatcatgacccatggtgaaggcagatgcccaatcgACTAGACACCCCTTGTGATtatcttaataacattttctttcctctagcttatTTTACTGTGAGaataagtatataatacatatatcatacaaaatatgtgttaattgtcTGTTTATGGTATCGATAAGGCTTCTAATCAAACCGTAGGCTATCagtaattaagttttgggggagtcaaaagttatataaaaaaaaacaaaagaaagttatATGTAAATTTTCAATTTCATGGAGGTTGGTGCCCCCAACTCCTGCATTGTTCAAGTGTAAGctatctttttcctcctccttctgcttcttccaaAGTCTAAGCCTTAGTAAAATTTTTTGCCATATTTTGGTATAGCTTGGAGAATAAATAAACTATCCTATTGTTTGGAGGAAAGCAGAGTTCAGTGTCTGGCATCAGCAAGGAAAATCTCTTACAAGATATCAGTAGAGAAGTCCAGAGCAAATGAGGTAAACTTGTGGAAAATATGTCTTCCACTGGGATCTTTCAATGCCTGGGAGACGCTGGGTTCTCTTGCCATTAGTCACTCAGGATGGGAAGctcaaatgattttatttagttCTAAATGGAAGGGAAGGGTGACCCCAGATGCTGGGCTAACTAAAATTTCAAAAGTTagacaaaaggagaaggaaagaaatgggatAATAGATCTAAGTTCCAAATACaaagttttcttattattttaaagcttttcttagtatatatttttccttttttaaagatttatatatttattttaaggggTCAAggtgcagaggaaaagagaatcccaagcagaatctgtgctgagcacagagcccaactgggagctggatctcatgacctcgggatcatgacctgaggggaatgCCCAACTGACggtgccactcaggcacccctaagctttgctttttatagaaagagagaaatttaagATTGCTTTTAGGTCCAGAGGTTATTGGAGGTGGAGGGGGTGTCAATCTCCAATCTCATTTTCCTTGTACTCCACAATTGGGTTTTCCCGTCTCCCCACAACTATACCTTAATCTTCCAAAAGGAGACTACGCCATGTCCCATTTCTCAGTTTAGCCCTAAAGATTAAGTCTTGAAGTTTCTAAGAAGCCTCAAGTTGCCTTTCATTATTTTGACCCTGTACTGTGTCCCAGAGCTAACTTCTGGGcatctgtattatttttcttctagagcTAAGAgtttttcttatacttttctttGACATTATCCCTTTgtaatgataaaaatttattcttagaAGTATTCAGTATCTCTGAGCTTGGGTAACTCCTGTTTATCCTTATTCATATAATGAGGATTCTGCCTAGGTCCTTATTCCAATGCGTATCCTAGTAATTTGCTGAGTTTCTTTAGACCCTCCCTAAAACCAGGGCTTTCCTTTTACAAGTCTTCTACCTCAGAGGAAAGCTATAATCAATGAGGGCCCTTAATACAGAGTGAAGATCCATCAGTTTTATAGACACTGTTGGTCCCCTTGGATTTCTGTGTTGCtcctttcatttcttaatttcttatgcCAGAGTTTTCCCCTTATGCTAGAAGACCGTCCTATCCTACTTGGGCTTTTGGTGATTAGAGTACTGGTGATTATTTCCCCCTTGCACACAATGGTATTACTAAGGTTGTTACCAGTTCTTCTAGTAACATGGTATAatattacatttcctttttctctggaaGTTAGGTTTGGTCATGTGACttctttggccaataaaatgtgattgGAAGTAAGGTGTATTACTTCTGAGTGGAAGCATTTTAATGGTTAGAGCAAAAACACTGCAGTATTAGAGATTAAATTTTATGATCCTTACtatagctcttttcttttcttttcttttttttttaaggaggctctacacctaacatgggacttgaatgcaagaccccaagatcaagagtcacatgttctaccaactgagccagccaggtgctcccctAACTGTAGCAGTCTTGAAAGCATGTATCTCAGTGTAGCCTCCAGTAGTCTGGTGACCTCAGTGACTAAAGTGAGCAGAATCCATGTAGTGGATATTGTGATGAGCTCCCCAGACCCACCCTTTAGGACTACAGCATAACTTCTCCCAACTGTTGGAAGTGCTGGTGGCTAACAGCTTTCAACTGGGTTCCTCTCCGAGGGTTGGTCTTGGCTAAAGAGAgtcctcttggggcgcctgggtggctcagtgggttaggcctctgccttcatctgggtcatggtctcagagccctggaatccagccccacagtaggctctctgctcagcggggagcctgcgccccccccccccactgcctacttgtgatctctttctctctctgttaaataaataaaatctttaaaaaaaaaatgaaaagagagtcCTCTCATCCAAGGGTCACCTCTCTTCCCTGGGTGCAGCCCATATCCAATGACACGTTGGTGGGAAGGTATAATGATCAGGCCTTCTGTTCCGATTTAGGACAATGCTGAAGGGTCGTTCCAGCTCCAGATTCCCTGCAGAACTGGCTGAATCCTCAGTTGCAAGTGCACTGTAGTTCAAGTTCTCCctttccagtgattttttttttttaattttgacctTCAGTCTCCAGAAGTTGTTCTTGAGAGTACTACTGAATAACCTCCTGTTTCCCAAAGACTCCTACTTGTAATAGGCTTTCTGATGACTTGCATCAAACATGTAATGtgagaaataaaacttttgtGGCTATAAGATGCTGAGATGTTTGTTACAATCTAGTCTATCCTGACTGGTGTATCCAGTGTATCCAGACCTTGCCTGCCCTGCCAACCCTTTGTTTTCACTTGAGCTTGACTTGTATGGTCTGTTTGGTCTTTGTGGACATACTGATGGCCCAGTTCTAGTTCTTCCCTGATGGTCTTTCTCATAGTGAGTGAATAGCTATGTCCCAACTGAGATGCTACAAAGAGtgacagaaaagggaagagggtTGCCTATCTAGTTATTCCTACCAAGTcagtggtatatatttttttatatgaatttcctaggctcctttcttcttttttatatattttaccatacatttataatatgtataaGGGTACTTAATGTATCTTaggaaaatttttatgtaaataaaagtaGAATAATCCCAATTTGAGAAAGAACAGTATCCTACTAATTAACAAACTTTTTGCACCTCTAACTTACCAAAATCCCATTTCTCTGAGTGCTAGATCTTATTTCTTGAAAGTCAAATGGCAAAATACAGTAGTAAAGGTAATGAATCAAAGCtccttctaattttttctttttcagggattttactatatatatatatatagaaatatttctttctgccGGAGGGGTAAAcggtataaaaatattttcaccaaAAAGAGTCTGAGAATCCTGGGTTGTTATTATTAAAACCCATAATTATACTACATATTTTAGTATGATAACAGCAACTAGTTTAAGGAACGTGGAGGTTTATTTACCTCAAGttcagataaagagaaaaaggggGACTTGAACACGCAAATAAAGGGTATGACTTCAGGAGTGTATCTATGAATGTGTCTTTGGAGCTGACCTCCACAATGAAAGACCAGTCAAACCAGCCTTCAGAATAACCCTTATTAGAAGGCAGGCTAGACTTCATCTCTAACATCGACCTCCCACGCAAAATTTCCACCTGGCAGCTCAGAATTAAACACAGACTTCCGATCATGGCATCATGCACGtcgctttcttccttttctccccagcAAAATCCCACCCAAGTCGACCTGATCCCGCAGGAGGTGTGCAGAGGCTCCAgggcggagggggagggggagaattcCTTCTCCTATCCTGGTCGCTTGGGTTTTTGCAATTCAGAAAACCTACTAAACAGATTCTTTCCAGGAAGCTTCCGTACCAACAGGACCTTTTCATCTCCTTGGGTGCGAACTCATTCCCGACTCTGGGGCAGCAACTCCTCACCGCAATTTTCCTTTCACAGGTCCTAAAAAGCCCCTAAGGCCCACAGCCTTTGTGAATAAAGGCCCACCTCTAAGTGGGAACCGCGCGGCAAAGACAGAGACGCAGATACATTgtatagaatgaaaaaaagagagtttTCTGACTTCGCACCCTTTCAAATGGCCAATACTTGTGTCAGCTAAGAAGGGGTACGGTGGTGGGCGCTGGAGAGAAGCCGCACACCGATAAGAGCAAAAATAGCAATTTAGGGTGGTCTCTCCGCGTCCGGCTTTGTCTGAGTCAGCGAGGGGAGCCCGAGGAGGCCGAGGTCTACGCTTCTGAGAAAGGAGGGTTCTTCGGGATTCTTTGGGATATGGAGAGGCAGGCTCCGGCCCCAAGAAACGACGACGGCAGTTCTGCCTCTCAAGGCTTCACTCCAGGAATCCCGGAGGGGACCGCGACACCTCGGTCCGAGGTTCAACCGCGGCTCCGAGGAGTTTGCCAAGGCTGGACAAAAGATGTGGCCGCTCTctcttcaacacacacacacacacacacacacacacacgcacacacacacacacatcccgaGCGCGCACGTATGGAAGGTTCGTGCGCGTGACGGAGAAAGGCCATTGCCGCCCGCTGCGGGTTGCCGGCCCCACCCTGCCCTCGGCGGCCGGGAAAGACACGCCACGCGCGGGCCGCGGAGCTGCTCTCAGAGAGCCCGGGagcgaggggcggggccgggcggggccgCGAGCGCGCAGGCGCAGTGCGGGCTTCCTCGCGCCGCCGCCActgcggccgccgccgccgcccgcgctgCACCACAGGCCCGAGACAGACAGGGCCGGGAAGAGCCGGAGACTgaggaggaggcggaggcggcggcggaggcggggCGACTCCGGTGACCGGGAGCGCCGCAGACTGGCAGCTGCGGCGACTCCCCCCTTTGTGTCTGGTCTGCTCGGAGCCACTGGAAGTGCTTCCCGGAGGGGTGCGGGGTGTCTCGCCGCCTCGTCGCCCACCCCCCCTCCTCAGCCAGCCACCTACCTCCGCcctcccgccgccccccgccctcGGCCCGCGACGCCCGAGCTCCGCCCGGAGCCCAGAGCTGCGGGAGaacgaggcggcggcggcggcggcggcagcggcttCCTCGGGGCGGGGGTTGTGATTCGCTCACAGGAATCCATTGACGGGAGAAGACGAGGCTTTTCTTCGTGGAATTTACCTCAGGCAAGATCGAGAGGCCgcaataaaaaagagagaaagagagaggagcgAAGCCGGGAGGGCTGGACAGGGCAGCTCCCCGCACCTCCCCTCCGCCCGCCGTCTCGGGGAGCTCGGGGCCCTGCCTgctggccctgcccctcccccgcttcctACCGCCCCTCGGCGCACCGGCCGGGCCCTGCCAGAACCTCGCAGGATTGTTGGGCGAAGGCTCGAAGGCGCTGTGGGTTTGTCCATGGAGGCAGCCGCCTCGTTCGATCCGGTCGAGGAACGGGGTTTGTTGTTCTCGCAATCCGAGTGAAGGAAGCACCGAAGCGAAACTCAAGAAGGAATCCTGCCCTCCCGGAGCCACGGGCGATGCGACTCGTGCCGccgggcgccgccgccgcccgcccggcTTCGCCCTTCGCGGCAGTCGGGAACTTGGTCTGATCCTCAGCCCCGCCATCGAAGCCCCCGCCTGCCACCCCCCTGCACCCCGGCTATGTTTTCTCGCAGACCTGGATATTTTTTCGACATCGTGAAACTACGAGGGAAATAACTGCGGGGCTTTCTTCCCGTCTCTCTGCTTCTCCACACGGACATGCCTGCAGTTTGGGCGGCCGCGGCACCCCGTCCTCGGCGAGTGAACCTCCCCAGCCGCGAGGGAGAGAAATGAAGGGAATTTCTGCGGCGGAATGAAAGCTCTGCAGCTAGGTCCTCTCATCTGCCATTTGTCC from Neovison vison isolate M4711 chromosome 3, ASM_NN_V1, whole genome shotgun sequence encodes the following:
- the LOC122903474 gene encoding putative 60S ribosomal protein L39-like 5; protein product: MIGSLCLILSCQVEILRGRSMLEMKSSLPSNKGYSEGWFDWSFIVESHKTLKIKQFLAKKQKQNHPIPQWIQMITGNKIRYNSKRTQWRKTKLGL